Proteins from one Cryptomeria japonica chromosome 4, Sugi_1.0, whole genome shotgun sequence genomic window:
- the LOC131042708 gene encoding protein LYK5, with the protein MDSVRLLYVPVLLVILQVVSAQQAYEAKYNLDCSNTQDINYGYKCNGEAKSCQAYAVYRSQTGYQTLANISTLLNSNQSQMATINNSSQNQILDIDKAVIVPVDCSCAGSYSQANASYIIQPDDSYFKVANNTYQGLSTCQALQQQNSVAATALQIGMNISVPLRCACPTKTQTGNGTKYLLSYTVRFGDSLAAIGKLYGATAQEIMDANGLTADDDTILPYTTLLVPLTTAPTSSPQSSPSPPPPPPPTSTSTPTGGGGSKTGEHIGIGVGVAAGVLAAALVAGACIVRRRKKKRQQLPEKVLNSIPSPRKAKNPDLLAGMADMGHILPQYKFEDLQSATDNFSASNRITASVYRGLLGIDAAPVAIKQMTGDVSQELNILKTLNHFNLVRLLGICKSEGRFYLIYEYAEHGSLDELLHGPEFETWTSRGSSISSSICLSWKQRIQIALDVVNGLHYLHNYANPPYVHKDIKSSNILLDSNYRAKIANFGLAKSAEDYALTRHVVGTKGYMAPEYLSSGLVTPKLDIFSFGVVLLELLSGRGPVLEDNNGDVQEHLLSTEIGSVVESSNPEESLKGFMDSSLRDACPMDMALAVAQLAAECVDQDLNRRPATMDIVLSLSKWHSAMLDSDSFESENLMPGR; encoded by the exons ATGGATTCAGTACGCCTGCTATATGTGCCTGTTCTACTTGTGATTCTCCAGGTTGTTTCGGCACAGCAGGCTTACGAAGCCAAATACAATCTAGATTGCTCGAACACACAAGATATAAATTACGGGTATAAGTGCAATGGAGAAGCAAAGTCATGCCAGGCCTACGCAGTGTACAGGTCACAGACAGGTTACCAGACCCTCGCTAACATCagcaccctccttaattctaatcaaTCACAAATGGCCACCATCAACAATTCCTCGCAGAATCAGATTTTGGACATAGATAAAGCAGTTATAGTGCCTGTTGACTGTTCCTGCGCGGGGAGTTACTCTCAGGCCAACGCAAGCTATATTATCCAACCAGATGATAGTTATTTTAAAGTAGCTAATAACACTTACCAGGGGCTCTCCACCTGCCAGGCTCTTCAACAGCAAAATTCTGTGGCTGCCACCGCTCTCCAG ATTGGAATGAACATATCAGTTCCCCTACGGTGCGCTTGCCCAACAAAAACTCAGACTGGAAATGGGACCAAATACCTGCTATCCTACACAGTCCGTTTCGGAGACAGCCTGGCCGCCATTGGTAAACTGTATGGAGCAACCGCACAGGAAATCATGGACGCCAATGGGCTAACCGCAGATGACGACACAATTTTACCCTACACAACGTTGCTGGTGCCTCTGACCACCGCACCCACATCTTCCCCACAGTCATCTCCATCGCCACCGCCGCCACCACCACCAACTAGCACTTCCACTCCCACAGGGGGTGGAGGTTCCAAGACGGGGGAACATATAGGCATCGGCGTAGGTGTGGCGGCTGGAGTTCTGGCGGCGGCTCTGGTGGCAGGTGCCTGTATTGTCCGAAGGAGGAAGAAAAAGAGACAACAGCTACCCGAGAAGGTCCTGAATTCGATTCCAAGCCCTAGGAAGGCTAAAAACCCTGACCTGTTGGCGGGCATGGCCGACATGGGCCATATCCTTCCGCAGTATAAATTCGAAGATTTGCAGTCCGCCACCGACAATTTCAGTGCATCGAACAGAATCACAGCGTCTGTTTACCGCGGCCTGCTCGGCATCGACGCTGCCCCTGTAGCAATTAAGCAAATGACAGGGGATGTCTCACAG GAGCTCAACATTCTAAAAACCCTTAACCATTTCAACCTTGTCCGCCTTCTCGGCATCTGCAAAAGCGAGGGCCGTTTTTACCTGATCTACGAGTACGCAGAGCACGGCTCACTGGACGAGCTGCTGCACGGCCCCGAATTCGAAACCTGGACGTCTCGAGGCAGCTCAATTTCTTCCTCCATTTGCTTGAGCTGGAAGCAGCGAATACAGATTGCCTTGGATGTCGTGAACGGACTCCATTACTTGCACAACTACGCCAATCCGCCTTACGTACACAAGGACATAAAGAGCAGCAACATTTTGCTGGACAGCAATTACAGGGCCAAAATCGCCAATTTTGGCCTTGCAAAATCCGCAGAGGATTATGCATTAACCAGGCATGTTGTAGGTACCAAGGGTTACATGGCGCCTGAATATCTTTCCAGTGGCCTCGTCACGCCAAAGCTGGATATCTTTTCTTTCGGGGTTGTTCTGCTGGAGCTCCTGTCTGGCCGAGGGCCTGTGTTGGAGGATAATAATGGCGATGTCCAGGAACACTTGCTTTCGACTGAAATTGGGTCAGTGGTTGAGAGTTCGAATCCCGAGGAGAGCTTGAAGGGTTTTATGGATTCTAGCTTGAGAGATGCTTGTCCCATGGATATGGCTCTGGCTGTGGCTCAGCTGGCTGCTGAATGTGTGGACCAGGATTTGAACCGCCGACCTGCAACTATGGATATTGTATTGAGTCTTTCTAAATGGCATTCTGCCATGTTGGACTCTGATTCTTTTGAGAGTGAGAATCTAATGCCTGGTCGATAA